In Acidovorax sp. GBBC 1281, a single window of DNA contains:
- a CDS encoding ABC transporter ATP-binding protein, whose protein sequence is MPDSTTLSATLLCDGLRFAHVQGPAVFDGFTAHAAPGATLVRGDEGSGKTTLLRLLAGELQPQGGTVWRSGRACSDRAAKEAGAVFWADPRATALDSTSPAAWFGALASHHPAWDASALQGHVAGFGLESHLPKAMEQLSTGTRRKALLAAAFACGAPLVLVDEPVAGLDRPSVQYLQQVLAQRAAQGGPGTVLVAHYDALAGVPWNAVIDLS, encoded by the coding sequence ATGCCTGACTCGACGACACTTTCTGCCACTTTGCTGTGCGACGGCCTGCGCTTTGCCCATGTGCAGGGCCCGGCCGTATTCGACGGCTTCACCGCCCATGCCGCGCCGGGCGCGACGCTGGTGCGGGGCGATGAGGGCTCGGGCAAGACCACGCTGCTGCGCCTGCTGGCCGGAGAGCTGCAACCCCAGGGCGGCACCGTCTGGCGGAGCGGGCGAGCGTGCAGCGACCGGGCCGCGAAGGAGGCAGGCGCGGTGTTCTGGGCCGACCCGCGCGCGACGGCGCTCGATAGCACCAGCCCAGCGGCATGGTTCGGTGCGCTGGCCAGCCACCATCCGGCGTGGGACGCTTCGGCGCTGCAGGGGCATGTGGCGGGGTTCGGGCTGGAGAGCCACCTGCCCAAGGCGATGGAGCAGCTGTCCACCGGCACGCGGCGCAAGGCGCTTTTGGCGGCCGCTTTCGCGTGCGGGGCGCCGCTGGTGCTGGTGGACGAGCCGGTGGCCGGCCTGGACCGCCCGTCGGTGCAGTACCTGCAGCAGGTGCTGGCGCAGCGGGCGGCGCAGGGCGGGCCGGGCACCGTGCTGGTGGCGCACTACGATGCGCTCGCGGGCGTGCCTTGGAACGCGGTCATCGATTTGTCCTGA
- a CDS encoding LysE family translocator: protein MDALLFAPVAVAIALTPGPNNFCGLNNGIRAGVGTALVATIGRAAAFAIFLTVSAVGLGAMLLASEAAFTVVKWVGACYLFWLGWKAWRSQEFGGLELVEGSEATPSATAVPIRSLILQEFLLGITNPKAIILFAAVFPQFIDPAQPAAHQFLVLGSVYLMAEFVSTAVYATGGRQIRRVIRSQRGVVRLNKATGGFFMGAGGLLLAANR from the coding sequence ATGGACGCCCTTCTTTTCGCACCCGTGGCCGTGGCGATCGCGCTCACGCCCGGCCCCAACAATTTCTGCGGCCTGAACAACGGCATCCGGGCCGGCGTGGGCACGGCGCTGGTGGCCACCATCGGGCGTGCGGCGGCGTTCGCCATCTTTTTGACGGTGTCCGCCGTGGGCCTGGGCGCGATGCTGCTGGCTTCCGAGGCGGCCTTCACGGTCGTGAAATGGGTGGGGGCGTGCTACCTGTTCTGGCTGGGCTGGAAGGCCTGGCGCAGCCAGGAGTTCGGCGGGCTGGAACTGGTGGAGGGCAGCGAGGCCACGCCCTCGGCAACTGCGGTGCCGATCCGCTCTCTGATCCTGCAGGAGTTCCTGCTGGGCATCACCAATCCCAAGGCGATCATCCTGTTCGCCGCGGTGTTTCCCCAGTTCATCGACCCCGCCCAGCCCGCGGCGCACCAGTTCCTGGTGCTGGGTTCGGTGTACCTGATGGCCGAGTTCGTCTCCACCGCCGTGTACGCCACGGGCGGGCGGCAGATTCGCCGGGTGATCCGGTCGCAGCGCGGCGTGGTGCGGCTGAACAAGGCGACGGGCGGATTCTTCATGGGCGCCGGCGGGCTGCTGCTCGCGGCCAACCGCTGA